From Lepus europaeus isolate LE1 chromosome 3, mLepTim1.pri, whole genome shotgun sequence, a single genomic window includes:
- the LY6G6F gene encoding lymphocyte antigen 6 complex locus protein G6f: MAVWFLLLFLHWPFQAAADNIRDVYVTLGEALELPCPSPPTLHGDELLAWFHSSAAGSSTTMVVKVKITKSIAGLGKTGRESRAKLLGNYSLWLEGSQEGDAGRYWCAVLGQRYKYQNWRVYDVSLLKGSQLSARAADGSFCSLLLCSVFPARRLDFVTWLEGKGPVRGRVQSFWSEGAALLLVCPGEGPPEPRGHRPRIIRCLVSQNKGVSFSLAAFVDASPVLCAPSAGWDMARILMLLLIVGQGFAILALSVLLWRRRVRTAQGRDVPIPHFKPEIQVYENIHLAHLSPPAHKIK; this comes from the exons ATGGCAGTCTGGTTCCTCCTCCTGTTCCTACACTGGCCCTTCCAGGCTGCTGCAG ACAACATCCGGGATGTCTATGTGACCCTGGGGGAGGCCCTGGAGCTGCCCTGCCCCTCACCGCCCACCCTGCATGGGGACGAACTCCTGGCTTGGTTCCACAGTTCTGCTGCAGGCTCCTCTACCACCATGGTGGTCAAAGTCAAAATCACCAAGTCCATCGCTGGCCTTGGGAAAACTGGAAGGGAATCCAGGGCCAAGCTGCTGGGCAACTATTCTCTTTGGCTGGAGGGGTCCCAGGAGGGAGACGCTGGGAGGTACTGGTGCGCAGTGCTGGGTCAGCGCTACAAGTACCAGAACTGGAGGGTGTATGATGTCTCCTTGCTCAAAG GATCCCAGTTATCTGCAAGGGCTGCCGATGGGTCCTtctgctctctcctcctctgttctGTGTTTCCTGCGAGACGCCTGGACTTTGTAACATGGCTGGAGGGGAAGGGTCCCGTGAGGGGCCGTGTTCAGTCCTTCTGGAGTGAgggggctgctctgcttttggtgTGTCCCGGGGAGGGACCTCCTGAACCCAGGGGCCATAGACCGAGAATCATCCGCTGCCTCGTGTCTCAGAACAAAGGGGTCAGCTTTAGCCTGGCAG CCTTCGTGGATGCCTCTCCCGTCCTCTGTGCCCCTTCTGCGGGCTGGGACATGGCCCGCATCCTGATGCTGCTGCTCATAGTGGGCCAGGGGTTTGCCATCCTGGCCCTCAGCGTCCTGCTCTGGAGGCGGAGGGTCCGGACAGCTCAAGGCAGAG ATGTCCCGATTCCCCACTTCAAACCCGAAATCCAGGTCTATGAGAACATCCATTTGGCCCATCTCAG CCCACCGGCCCACAAGATCAAGTGA